Sequence from the Pirellulales bacterium genome:
ACTTTGCTGCTGTTCGGCCCCTACGCGGCGGAGAAAGCCCGGCTCTGCGGCGCAATGATCCTCGACCGCCTCCGCCGCGCCGGCGTCGAACCGGAACATCACAACATCGAATGCCTCGGCGCCGGCGATTGCGTGCCGGGCGTCGTCCCTGCCGCCGCGGCGCCGCCGGAGGTGGTGCTGCGGGTGACGGTCCGCGATTCCCGCCGGTCGACGGTCGAACGCTTCACCAAGGAATTTGCCCCGCTGGTGACATCCGGCCCGCCGGGCGTGACCGGCTATACCACCGGCCGGCCGCCGGTACGCGAGGTGCTCGCGTACTGGCCGGCGTTGATTGCCAAGAGTGCGGTGACTGCGGCGGTGCAAATTCTTCCGTAGGGTGGGCCGAGTCTTTGTCACCCCATAGGCACCAAGTTAAGGAAACGGGTGCGGCCAGTGGTGTATTTTGCCAAAGGCTTGCGCGATTGGTCAAGCCGCTTGGGCCGCTGCCAGCCGTAAGGAACCGGCACAGTCATTGAATGTGAATACAGCTGCACCGCAGCTGGATCCACGTAGGGGGTGACTGCGGCGCGCACCTTCCCCGCTTCCGCGCTGCGGGTTTTTTCGGCAAATCGGCGGTAGCAAACGGGACGCGACCCGAGAAGTCTTGGGGATGCATGGCCTACGAAGT
This genomic interval carries:
- a CDS encoding DUF1446 domain-containing protein, encoding TLLLFGPYAAEKARLCGAMILDRLRRAGVEPEHHNIECLGAGDCVPGVVPAAAAPPEVVLRVTVRDSRRSTVERFTKEFAPLVTSGPPGVTGYTTGRPPVREVLAYWPALIAKSAVTAAVQILP